A window from Ramlibacter pinisoli encodes these proteins:
- the nuoF gene encoding NADH-quinone oxidoreductase subunit NuoF — protein sequence MNAQQVLSQFQATGVQTCFHGRHINPQIYAGIDGTNWRLKDYEAREGYQALRKILSEGLTQDQVIATVKESALRGRGGAGFPTGLKWSFMPRQFPGQKYLVCNSDEGEPGTCKDRDILQFNPHIVIEGMIIAAYAMGISVGYNYIHGEIFQTYDRFEEALEEARAAGYLGNNILGSSFSFQLHASHGFGAYICGEETALLESLEGKKGQPRFKPPFPASFGLYGKPTTINNTETFAAVPWIIRNGGQAFLDIGKPNNGGTKIYSVSGDVEMPGNYEIPLGTPFSKLLELAGGVRGGRKLKAVIPGGSSAPVLPADIMMQCTMDYDSIAKAGSMLGSGAVIVMDETRDMVESLLRLSYFYMHESCGQCTPCREGTGWLWRVVDRIHNGHGKPADIALLNSVADNIQGRTICALGDAAAMPVRAMIKHFKHEFEAKIQRPDLQTSDGRQPVPAGARG from the coding sequence ATGAACGCCCAGCAAGTGCTGTCGCAATTCCAGGCCACCGGGGTGCAGACCTGCTTCCACGGCCGCCACATCAATCCCCAGATCTACGCCGGCATCGACGGCACCAACTGGCGCCTGAAGGACTACGAGGCGCGCGAGGGCTACCAGGCGCTGCGCAAGATCCTCAGCGAGGGCCTCACGCAGGACCAGGTGATCGCCACCGTCAAGGAGTCGGCGCTGCGCGGCCGCGGCGGCGCGGGCTTCCCCACCGGCCTGAAGTGGAGCTTCATGCCGCGCCAGTTCCCGGGGCAGAAGTACCTGGTGTGCAACTCCGACGAGGGCGAACCGGGCACCTGCAAGGACCGCGACATCCTGCAGTTCAACCCGCACATCGTCATCGAGGGGATGATCATCGCGGCCTACGCGATGGGCATCTCGGTGGGCTACAACTACATCCACGGCGAGATCTTCCAGACCTACGACCGCTTCGAGGAAGCGCTCGAGGAGGCGAGGGCGGCCGGCTACCTGGGCAACAACATCCTGGGTTCCAGCTTCTCGTTCCAGCTGCACGCGTCGCACGGCTTCGGCGCCTACATCTGCGGCGAGGAAACGGCGCTGCTCGAGTCGCTGGAAGGCAAGAAGGGCCAGCCGCGCTTCAAGCCGCCGTTCCCGGCGAGCTTCGGCCTGTACGGCAAGCCCACCACCATCAACAACACCGAGACCTTCGCGGCGGTGCCCTGGATCATCCGCAACGGCGGCCAGGCCTTCCTCGACATCGGCAAGCCGAACAACGGCGGCACCAAGATCTACTCGGTCTCGGGTGACGTCGAGATGCCAGGCAACTACGAGATCCCGCTGGGCACGCCGTTCAGCAAGCTGCTCGAGCTGGCCGGCGGCGTGCGCGGCGGCCGCAAGCTCAAGGCCGTCATCCCCGGCGGGTCGTCGGCGCCGGTCCTGCCGGCCGACATCATGATGCAGTGCACGATGGACTACGACTCCATCGCCAAGGCCGGCTCGATGCTGGGCTCGGGCGCGGTCATCGTGATGGACGAGACGCGCGACATGGTCGAGAGCCTGCTGCGCCTGTCGTACTTCTACATGCACGAGTCCTGTGGCCAGTGCACGCCCTGCCGCGAGGGCACCGGCTGGCTGTGGCGCGTGGTCGACCGCATCCACAACGGCCACGGCAAGCCCGCCGACATCGCGCTGCTCAACTCGGTGGCCGACAACATCCAGGGCCGCACCATCTGCGCCCTCGGCGACGCGGCGGCCATGCCGGTGCGCGCCATGATCAAGCACTTCAAGCACGAGTTCGAGGCCAAGATCCAGCGGCCCGACCTGCAGACCTCCGACGGCCGCCAGCCGGTTCCCGCGGGCGCGAGAGGCTGA
- the nuoE gene encoding NADH-quinone oxidoreductase subunit NuoE yields the protein MISESTRTRFDREVAKYPADQKQSAVMACLAIVQQEQGFVGQDAEKAVADYLGMPPIAVHEVTTFYNMYNQAPVGKYKLNVCTNLPCQLRDGAKALHHLEHKLGVHMGETTPDGLFTLQQSECLGACADSPVMLVNDRTMCSFMSNDKLDQLVDGLRKAG from the coding sequence ATGATTTCCGAATCGACCCGGACCCGCTTCGACCGCGAAGTGGCCAAGTACCCGGCCGACCAGAAGCAGTCGGCCGTCATGGCCTGCCTGGCCATCGTGCAGCAGGAGCAGGGCTTCGTCGGCCAGGACGCCGAGAAGGCGGTCGCCGACTATCTCGGCATGCCGCCGATCGCGGTGCACGAGGTCACGACCTTCTACAACATGTACAACCAGGCGCCGGTCGGCAAGTACAAGCTGAACGTGTGCACCAACCTGCCGTGCCAGCTGCGTGACGGCGCCAAGGCGCTGCACCACCTGGAGCACAAGCTGGGCGTGCACATGGGCGAGACCACGCCCGACGGCCTGTTCACGCTGCAGCAGAGCGAGTGCCTGGGCGCCTGCGCCGACTCGCCGGTGATGCTGGTCAACGACCGCACCATGTGCAGCTTCATGAGCAACGACAAGCTCGACCAGCTGGTCGATGGCCTGCGGAAGGCGGGTTGA
- a CDS encoding NADH-quinone oxidoreductase subunit D, with product MAEIKNYTLNFGPQHPAAHGVLRLVLELDGEVIQRADPHIGLLHRATEKLAETRTFIQSLPYMDRLDYVSMMCNEHAYCLAIEKMMGIEVPERAQYIRVMFSEITRLLNHLLWLGAHGLDCGAMNMLIYCFREREDLFDMYEAVSGARMHAAYFRPGGVYRDLPDTMPQYKASKVRNEREIKRMNENRQGTLLDFIDDFVRRFPTYVDEYETLLTDNRIWKQRTVGIGVVTPERALNLGFTGPMLRGSGIAWDLRKTQPYEVYDRMDFDIPLGKTGDCYDRYLVRVQEMREANRIIKQCVDWLRVNPGPVITDNHKVAPPDRESMKTNMEELIHHFKLFSEGFRVPEGEAYAAVEHPKGEFGIYLVSDGANKPYRLKIRAPGFPHLASLDEMGRGHMIADAVAIIGTMDIVFGEIDR from the coding sequence ATGGCTGAGATCAAGAACTACACGCTCAACTTCGGCCCGCAGCACCCGGCCGCGCACGGCGTGCTGCGCCTGGTGCTGGAGCTCGACGGCGAGGTCATCCAGCGCGCCGACCCGCACATCGGCCTGCTGCACCGCGCCACCGAGAAGCTGGCCGAGACCCGCACCTTCATCCAGTCGCTGCCCTACATGGACCGGCTGGACTACGTCTCGATGATGTGCAACGAGCACGCGTACTGCCTGGCCATCGAGAAGATGATGGGCATCGAGGTGCCCGAGCGCGCCCAGTACATCCGCGTCATGTTCTCCGAGATCACGCGCCTGCTGAACCACCTGCTGTGGCTCGGTGCGCACGGCCTCGACTGCGGCGCCATGAACATGCTGATCTACTGCTTCCGCGAGCGGGAGGACCTGTTCGACATGTACGAGGCGGTGTCGGGCGCGCGCATGCACGCAGCCTACTTCCGCCCGGGCGGCGTCTACCGGGACCTGCCGGACACCATGCCGCAGTACAAGGCGAGCAAGGTGCGCAACGAGCGCGAGATCAAGCGCATGAACGAGAACCGGCAGGGGACGCTGCTGGACTTCATCGACGACTTCGTGCGCCGCTTCCCGACCTACGTCGACGAGTACGAGACGCTGCTCACCGACAACCGCATCTGGAAGCAGCGCACCGTGGGCATCGGCGTGGTCACGCCCGAGCGCGCCCTGAACCTCGGGTTCACCGGCCCCATGCTGCGCGGCTCGGGCATCGCCTGGGACCTGCGCAAGACGCAGCCCTACGAGGTCTACGACCGGATGGACTTCGACATCCCGCTCGGCAAGACCGGCGACTGCTACGACCGCTACCTGGTGCGCGTGCAGGAGATGCGCGAGGCCAACCGCATCATCAAGCAGTGCGTCGACTGGCTGCGCGTGAACCCGGGTCCCGTGATCACCGACAACCACAAGGTGGCGCCGCCCGACCGCGAATCCATGAAGACCAACATGGAGGAGCTGATCCACCACTTCAAGCTGTTCTCCGAGGGCTTCCGCGTCCCCGAGGGCGAGGCCTATGCCGCGGTGGAGCACCCCAAGGGCGAGTTCGGCATCTACCTCGTGAGCGACGGCGCCAACAAGCCGTACCGCCTGAAGATCCGCGCGCCGGGCTTCCCCCACCTGGCGTCGCTGGACGAGATGGGCAGGGGCCACATGATCGCCGACGCCGTCGCCATCATCGGCACGATGGACATCGTGTTTGGAGAGATCGATCGATGA